AACGTCTGTACAAAATTACTGGCTTCAAGAAGTGAGTCCGCCGTCCCTGCATCAAACCATGAAAATCCACGTCCAAGTTGAATGACCTGTAATTTATTTTTGCGCAGGTAACAATTATTTATATCAGTGATCTCCAATTCTCCCCGCTCCGAAGGCTTTAAGCTCTGCGCTATATGACAGACCTCGGCATCATAAAAATATAAGCCGGTAAGTGCCCAACGAGAACGAGGTTTATTGGGCTTTTCTTCAATAGTGAGGGGTTGGGCATTAATATCAAAACTAATGACACCATATTCGCCCGGATTCTCAACGGGATGAGCGAAACCCATGGCACCTGACGACAATGACGCCGCTTTGGTTAAGTAATTGATCAAGCCATGCCCATAAAAAATATTATCACCAAGTATCAGACTACACGGCGCGTTATCTACAAAGTTCCGGCCAATAATAAATGCGTCCGCCAGACCTCGTGGTTGGGCCTGTTCACAATAATTAAGATTAACTCCCCACTGCGAACCATCACCAAGTAAAACTTGGAAATTAGGTATATCCGAAGGCTTGGCTATGAGTAGAATGTCTCTAATCCCTGCAAACATTAATGTCGACAATGGATAGTAAATCATCGGCTTATCGTATATCGGAAGCAACTGCTTTGACGTCGCCAGAGTCGACGGATAGAGTCTAGAACCGGAACCACCAGCTAAAATAAGTCCTCTCATTAAATCAAATTTCCTTTTGGCCATTTCATTTCCAAAAATTCGTCCACCTTAGGCCGCCAATCCGGTTGCTCTATACCCCATATATCTTTAATTTTTGAGCACTCC
The Rhodospirillaceae bacterium DNA segment above includes these coding regions:
- the rfbA gene encoding glucose-1-phosphate thymidylyltransferase, encoding MRGLILAGGSGSRLYPSTLATSKQLLPIYDKPMIYYPLSTLMFAGIRDILLIAKPSDIPNFQVLLGDGSQWGVNLNYCEQAQPRGLADAFIIGRNFVDNAPCSLILGDNIFYGHGLINYLTKAASLSSGAMGFAHPVENPGEYGVISFDINAQPLTIEEKPNKPRSRWALTGLYFYDAEVCHIAQSLKPSERGELEITDINNCYLRKNKLQVIQLGRGFSWFDAGTADSLLEASNFVQTLEKRQGLKICCPEEAAFRMGFIDEEQLEKTASAIRSPHYRYYVEQIVSGKISE